Part of the Patescibacteria group bacterium genome is shown below.
TTGTTCAAAAATTACCCGCGGCACGTCTGAAAATTCCAAAGATTACCGTTGATGCTTCTATTATAGACATGGGGCTGACAGAAAATGGCGCCATGGCCGTTCCAAACAATCGCGTGAACGTCGGTTGGTTTAGTCTTGGAACCCGTCCCGGCCAAACTGGAAGTGCCGTCATCGGAGCACACAATCGCTGGAATTCACAGGATGGAGTTTTTGCTCACCTTGATCAATTGGAAATTGGTGACATCGTCTCAATCGTAGACACAAGTGGCATCTCGATTTCTTTCGTAGTTCGAGATTTTAAAATGTACGACGCGACAGATACACACACAAATGATATATTTGAATCCGAGAACGGCGCTCACTTGAACCTGATCACCTGTAGTGGCGACTGGGATCCGGCGACAAAAAGTTTTGCCAAACGTTTGATTATTTTCACCGACCTCGTTGATACTCCGACAGCAATCGCCATGGTTCCACAAACACTGTAATCTTTTTCTACTTAACCGGCATATATGCTGATGAATCTAAAAAAACTACATTCAAACAAGCCCTTTTTCTACGGAAGTCTTGGCGTGGCAATTCTTTTGCTTATTGTTGCAGGGTTTTACATTCAAAAATTAATCACCTATTACGCAAATTCAACCGAGTACTTTGAAGTGCAAAACAGTTGCAATTTCGAATTCGTGGGAGATTGCGTCAACGTGCGATCTGGACCTGGAGAAAAATATTCTATTGTCACTCGCCTGCGCAATGGTGTGGTTCTCGAAGTTGCTGACAGAGTACAGCAAGATGGGCGTACCTGGTACAAAATTGGTTTCGGCCAAGAATTGATATATCCCGAGCGCGTCTCGGGTGGCTGGTATGTGGCGGCTGATCTTGTTCGTACATTTAGAAATGAAGGAGATGTCTTAATCAAAAAAGGAGAAGTTGCTACAACCAAGAAACGCATTGTGGTAGATCTTTCAGAAGAAAAACTTTTCGCCTACGACGGTGATCAGTTGTTTATGGAAGAATCAATTTCAACCGGACTTGATCTGACACCTACCGACCTCGGCACGTTCCAAATTTTCAAAATGAC
Proteins encoded:
- a CDS encoding L,D-transpeptidase family protein produces the protein MNLKKLHSNKPFFYGSLGVAILLLIVAGFYIQKLITYYANSTEYFEVQNSCNFEFVGDCVNVRSGPGEKYSIVTRLRNGVVLEVADRVQQDGRTWYKIGFGQELIYPERVSGGWYVAADLVRTFRNEGDVLIKKGEVATTKKRIVVDLSEEKLFAYDGDQLFMEESISTGLDLTPTDLGTFQIFKMTPSRFMQGPIPGVSDQVYDLPGVPWDLYFTGSGAAIHGAYWHNHFGEQWSHGCVNLPVESAKKLYSWAEIGTKVIVQN
- a CDS encoding class F sortase → MSPTLHITREKNPKAISVSGIFQCIFSGLLFFQLAIVILGFNFSKTSFEPAQVLFAKTPAEKIVSSGLPRIARVDRKEPEVPVKIAAKKVTLATSDIVQKLPAARLKIPKITVDASIIDMGLTENGAMAVPNNRVNVGWFSLGTRPGQTGSAVIGAHNRWNSQDGVFAHLDQLEIGDIVSIVDTSGISISFVVRDFKMYDATDTHTNDIFESENGAHLNLITCSGDWDPATKSFAKRLIIFTDLVDTPTAIAMVPQTL